A genome region from Nitrospira sp. includes the following:
- a CDS encoding neuraminidase-like domain-containing protein — protein MNPIIFPLAPGADRAAVADLQDALLECLNRGVLLANDAPSRDQAVALLRRERAAGKFADMTQKLLRQFQELNRLQGNGEVDEGTANALNRLLREWGVLDAKPPDTTVRIVAGMLKPATRGTKVEIAGLLVRAFHEGGAAAIRLGQDHTDSDGRFTIRYELLPGVPAVNLKVTVESRDGKALASSPVIPRAKPLETIELSLPDVVEPPAVPQQLAGIVRWPSRQPAPGITLRLYRLAFGGTGTQLSEAVSASDGRFTLDYPPQAASANFEIRQLKADHSEVVLTKPLGAVTAEQRRRLELIVSADGVKVAGEYQRMSDAVVAEIEAIGKLADAVENAERQDITLLARSTGWDARLLALNCWAQRLASADEVGMSAEALYGLLRVGLPADKRLLAAVNFELIEPGLKKARESGVIDLDDATITAQAKVFAAFAAKANLADAAPGSQSSYAELMASTGLSEVEQKKFAALFFAHSGDADSLWKKASATGFTDAQVKTLQLHGKLAFLAGNSAAMTDRLMKMGLNDPAVLAAKGLYTAGAWANELFEEAGIAQQDRANPSEAGLKKLAALIPSAYEGADVLARANAFAADTARKVHRAYPTHVLTARLSSDPRFALAEAHDETVKLLERSAARGYRLGQTPVSTFLEQQGLTDTELHATATRNLKALHATYSISPSDEVQITLIKMGLPSAHDVTGLKQEHFEKTFNAEYYEIFKVDPADGIARKVYERAVQVSSVVYSLFGAAQSASGGAGTTVIPNPLPIGDVDRVSLIRRVPTMESLFGSMDYCECQDCQSVLSPAAYLVDLLQYVDIDAQTWANTQALWKLTHGGNAYPHTFASGPQVGQAMKPYDVLVQRRPDLPHLALTCENTHTALPYIDLVNEILEYHAAHGQLAATAARDTGDAKTTELLAEPQNVIAAAYEALREAKYPLSLPFDRSLEMARQFCTHADTLLHEVLQALRRQDDLWINGGVGRAEIFVESLGLSPAETALFTRTAPLLNDAWHDLFGWPALRAAIQPPINAPEASVSLADADVSGLSPGMSCGYFDVSANAEAGEVNTLTAIGAAGSGGAGRTKVVFAKAWTAPPAAGDLLVLDAPAMLRSAKALSRRLGVSYREIAQVVMTGFVNPGLSKLTVLYRARLNVGDAYRYKVDVTALTPPPAVPTPEQRKKLDGIAAFERRLTEFATESGSNLATLKAKVLAIDFSKVLVLADPDAGCNFDLTTLQHADESSVMPIELVRINLFVRLWRRLGWSVEETDRALQVLVPRNAPFDGLDANLQKKPLASALVYLAHVKALDERLKPGANGRQKLLTLWADIPTTGDKPLYAQLFLGRGAAKAPAAFENALGEYLTALNVPLIDHMVTLQGAMGLTATDIEQVLSDAGMQLRAGAGNAPPQAMLTLSNVSLLYRHALLATALKLSVADLLTLRKLSGLDPFKALHADPPATLAEDHPFSQTLAFVDLADLLGAASLKVGDVDALIRHRLGNTKLLADDDGEMLVLLKGLADGVQAIRAEHAVPADPGGISEEVLLSKLGLVLAPEVASTFMSMLNGTITYLATERLGAGENPFVVSSLAGAEGIVETKSDSVRNAQYLRVRGVLLDAQKAALMNRYPLPAAGTAHVPSPLLARLLQQVQQQSRDFFNQHLGRSAAGVVPAAGFLDGADFDALFMPLPANDVKAADLQLKARRARLAQAFLPYLQQRLVRQFIVQTMAARSGDETSVVESLLTDKVVLNSASPLLDPLAALASQGLTVRYLAANGQVLGSQPTRHADTAAVPAAPAGTTAWLIEGSLEVPASGAWRFHIELDKANATAELRFPHRTDAVLLAGTAAADGAVLQEFVELKAGVPYRFELRLGALAGGHARLLLQGESLPKGILSRLTLRAADDLHAAAHAVALLDKMLVVMRTLGLDEVELRHLSTHAAEFGNLDLNTWPTSKVNDGAAETTAAVQRFAGLRHLLQLSRLKRDLRLSGNDLVAVFEANALGSADKLTREVYPRLARLTGRTEANVQTVAETLWAAPSFVADPAVRRLWEALRLVDRFGVAVATLASCTDLLKPGVAESRRAEIARDLKDAVRARAGELNWPRVAQPIFDRLRQRQRDALVGHALQKLGYERLEQLYEHFLIDPGMEPVVQTSRVRLAIASVQLFVQRCFLNLEPQVHPSVLDAKRWEWMRRNPVWAGNRNLWLFPENVLEPEFRDDKTPLFETLEGALLQGDVSNDLVEDAFLEYVRQLDKIARLDMVAMHLEDHADASQRVLHVFGRTYGQPHEYFYRRCRNGSWTTWEPVGVSIQGDHLAPVVWRERLFLFWVTFLEKADPKPSMDATTSGSTIAGATLGNLMTGLTSLSANKVVELQLHWAQYQSGSWTTAESGGFVPVISKMKPVTFQPREAYIHVSKESKDEVEGGVFIHLSGFDHAFYLAGRNAAPEPGALETPPQHVIVSASTVQATRRAGAKGALNVQYTKQKSTDATKAADVPTEPILQQVPANTVLACNNALAALGISLDEVKSASDPVAAKAALDSGLTEVVALIQPFFYQDNRHTFFVQPEVRETLLEDVETWVTRTTVTDDTGILEFDPYDKVKIIPQFQKKWPLPVPPVDEVPFAMPKTQGDPMPELDWLVNPKVLLTFDQNAVLGNTGQLGVKLMDRGVGGPNKARFGDVLPLDPASETDTNQVELVVASDTELAQSQSALDRTQVVMMGKSGLNAQLRDTLSRQEMRAGSGPGSVAIPGRR, from the coding sequence ATGAACCCCATCATCTTTCCCTTGGCCCCAGGCGCTGACCGCGCAGCCGTCGCGGACCTTCAAGATGCGTTGCTGGAATGCCTGAATCGAGGAGTTCTGCTGGCCAACGATGCTCCGTCGCGAGACCAGGCCGTCGCGCTACTTCGACGAGAGCGTGCAGCGGGCAAATTCGCTGACATGACGCAGAAGCTTTTGCGACAGTTTCAGGAACTGAATCGCCTGCAAGGCAATGGAGAGGTGGACGAGGGCACCGCCAACGCGCTGAACAGGTTGCTGCGTGAGTGGGGGGTACTCGATGCGAAACCCCCGGATACAACCGTGCGCATCGTGGCGGGGATGCTGAAGCCCGCAACGAGAGGCACGAAGGTCGAGATTGCCGGCCTTCTCGTCCGGGCCTTCCACGAAGGTGGTGCGGCCGCCATTCGCCTTGGCCAGGATCATACCGACAGTGATGGCCGATTTACGATCCGCTACGAGTTGTTGCCGGGGGTTCCCGCCGTCAATTTGAAGGTGACCGTGGAGAGCCGCGACGGCAAGGCGCTCGCAAGCTCACCGGTGATCCCGCGGGCCAAGCCGCTGGAGACGATAGAACTGAGCCTTCCCGATGTGGTGGAACCACCGGCCGTGCCGCAACAGCTTGCAGGCATCGTGCGCTGGCCTTCTCGCCAACCGGCTCCGGGTATCACCTTGCGTCTGTATCGCCTCGCGTTCGGCGGAACGGGCACCCAATTGTCGGAGGCGGTGTCTGCGAGCGACGGGCGCTTTACGCTGGACTATCCGCCGCAAGCCGCGTCGGCCAATTTCGAGATACGCCAGTTGAAGGCCGATCACAGTGAAGTGGTGCTGACCAAGCCGCTGGGCGCAGTCACTGCCGAACAGCGCCGACGCCTCGAACTCATTGTATCTGCCGATGGCGTGAAGGTCGCCGGGGAGTATCAGCGCATGAGCGACGCCGTGGTGGCTGAGATTGAGGCCATCGGGAAGTTGGCAGACGCGGTGGAGAATGCCGAGCGACAAGACATCACCTTGTTGGCACGCAGCACCGGCTGGGATGCACGGTTACTCGCGTTAAATTGCTGGGCACAGCGCCTAGCTTCTGCAGATGAGGTCGGCATGTCCGCCGAGGCGCTGTACGGCCTACTGCGCGTGGGCCTGCCCGCTGACAAGCGGTTGCTGGCTGCGGTCAATTTCGAACTCATTGAACCAGGGCTGAAGAAGGCGCGAGAGTCGGGTGTTATCGATCTCGATGACGCCACCATCACGGCACAGGCCAAGGTGTTCGCGGCCTTTGCGGCCAAGGCCAACCTGGCCGACGCGGCGCCGGGATCGCAATCGAGCTATGCCGAGCTGATGGCCAGCACCGGCTTGAGCGAGGTCGAGCAAAAGAAGTTTGCCGCGCTGTTCTTCGCGCATAGCGGCGACGCTGACAGTTTGTGGAAGAAGGCGTCGGCGACTGGATTCACCGATGCCCAGGTGAAGACACTGCAACTGCACGGCAAGCTCGCCTTCCTGGCCGGCAACAGTGCTGCAATGACGGATCGCTTGATGAAGATGGGGCTGAATGACCCGGCGGTCCTGGCTGCCAAAGGGCTCTACACTGCCGGGGCTTGGGCCAACGAGTTGTTTGAGGAAGCCGGAATTGCACAGCAAGACCGGGCCAACCCGAGTGAGGCAGGGCTGAAGAAGTTGGCGGCCTTGATTCCGTCAGCCTACGAAGGAGCCGACGTACTGGCCAGGGCCAACGCCTTTGCCGCAGACACGGCGCGCAAGGTGCATCGCGCCTATCCTACTCACGTGTTGACGGCACGATTGTCCAGCGACCCCCGCTTTGCCCTCGCCGAAGCCCATGATGAAACAGTGAAGCTGCTGGAGCGCTCCGCGGCCAGAGGCTATCGATTGGGGCAGACGCCGGTTTCCACCTTCCTCGAGCAGCAAGGACTTACCGACACCGAATTGCACGCCACGGCGACGAGAAACCTCAAGGCCTTGCATGCCACCTACTCGATCTCCCCCAGTGACGAAGTCCAGATCACGCTGATAAAGATGGGCCTTCCGTCCGCCCATGACGTGACCGGCTTGAAGCAAGAGCACTTCGAGAAGACCTTCAATGCCGAGTATTACGAGATCTTCAAGGTCGATCCGGCCGATGGCATTGCGCGCAAAGTATACGAGCGGGCGGTGCAGGTCAGCAGCGTGGTCTACAGCCTGTTCGGCGCGGCACAAAGTGCCTCTGGGGGGGCGGGCACGACGGTGATTCCGAATCCGCTGCCAATTGGTGATGTCGATCGCGTCAGCCTGATCCGTCGCGTGCCGACGATGGAGTCACTGTTCGGCTCCATGGACTACTGCGAGTGTCAGGACTGCCAATCGGTGCTGAGCCCGGCTGCCTACTTGGTGGACCTTCTGCAGTACGTCGACATCGACGCTCAGACCTGGGCGAACACGCAGGCCCTGTGGAAGCTCACCCATGGCGGCAACGCCTATCCACACACCTTTGCCAGCGGGCCACAGGTTGGTCAGGCAATGAAGCCCTACGACGTGCTGGTGCAGCGTCGCCCCGACCTGCCGCACCTTGCGCTGACATGTGAGAACACGCATACCGCGCTGCCTTACATCGACCTCGTCAACGAGATCCTTGAGTACCACGCGGCGCATGGGCAACTGGCCGCTACGGCGGCGCGCGATACAGGTGACGCCAAGACGACCGAATTGCTGGCCGAGCCGCAGAACGTGATTGCTGCCGCCTACGAGGCCTTGCGCGAGGCGAAGTATCCGCTGTCGCTGCCGTTCGACCGGTCGCTGGAGATGGCACGCCAGTTCTGCACGCATGCCGATACGCTGCTGCACGAGGTGCTGCAGGCACTGCGCCGCCAGGATGATTTGTGGATCAACGGCGGAGTCGGCCGCGCCGAGATATTTGTGGAGTCGTTGGGGCTTTCGCCAGCCGAGACGGCGCTGTTCACTCGGACTGCGCCGTTGCTCAACGACGCCTGGCACGATCTCTTCGGCTGGCCTGCCTTGCGCGCAGCCATTCAACCGCCCATCAATGCCCCAGAAGCGTCAGTGAGTCTGGCAGATGCTGATGTTTCCGGCCTCTCACCGGGCATGTCTTGCGGCTACTTTGACGTCAGCGCCAATGCCGAGGCGGGCGAAGTTAACACACTCACCGCTATCGGAGCCGCGGGGTCTGGTGGTGCGGGCCGAACCAAAGTGGTCTTTGCCAAGGCGTGGACTGCGCCTCCGGCTGCTGGAGACCTACTCGTGCTGGACGCACCAGCCATGCTCCGATCGGCCAAGGCCCTATCGCGCAGGCTCGGGGTGAGCTACCGCGAGATTGCCCAAGTGGTGATGACCGGCTTCGTTAACCCGGGACTGAGCAAGCTCACCGTGCTGTATCGGGCGAGGCTCAACGTAGGTGATGCCTATCGCTACAAGGTTGACGTGACAGCGCTGACCCCTCCGCCTGCGGTGCCCACGCCCGAGCAACGGAAGAAGCTGGACGGTATTGCGGCCTTCGAGCGGCGGTTGACAGAGTTCGCTACCGAGTCGGGCAGCAACCTTGCGACGCTGAAGGCCAAGGTCTTGGCGATCGACTTTAGCAAGGTGTTGGTCCTAGCCGACCCCGACGCCGGTTGCAATTTTGACCTGACGACCTTGCAGCATGCCGACGAGAGCAGCGTCATGCCAATCGAACTGGTTCGCATCAACCTGTTCGTGCGGCTGTGGCGTCGTCTCGGATGGTCGGTTGAAGAGACTGATCGCGCTCTGCAGGTGCTGGTGCCCAGGAACGCCCCTTTCGACGGCTTGGATGCCAATCTGCAGAAGAAGCCGTTAGCCAGCGCGCTGGTGTACCTCGCGCACGTGAAGGCGTTGGATGAACGTCTGAAGCCTGGCGCCAATGGGCGACAGAAGTTGTTGACACTCTGGGCGGATATACCGACCACCGGGGACAAGCCACTGTACGCACAGCTCTTCCTTGGTCGCGGCGCAGCCAAAGCACCGGCGGCGTTCGAGAATGCGCTTGGGGAATACTTGACTGCGCTGAATGTGCCGTTGATCGACCACATGGTCACACTGCAAGGGGCCATGGGCCTGACGGCGACGGACATCGAACAGGTGCTCAGCGATGCCGGTATGCAGCTTCGCGCAGGCGCGGGCAACGCGCCGCCTCAGGCGATGTTGACACTGTCCAATGTCTCACTATTGTACCGTCACGCGCTGCTGGCCACAGCACTGAAGCTCTCCGTGGCCGACCTCCTCACGCTGCGCAAGCTGAGTGGGCTGGACCCGTTCAAGGCCTTACATGCCGATCCGCCGGCAACCCTGGCCGAGGATCACCCGTTCTCGCAGACGCTGGCATTTGTGGACCTGGCCGATTTGCTGGGGGCAGCCAGCCTGAAGGTCGGAGACGTCGACGCTCTGATACGCCACCGCCTGGGCAACACCAAACTCTTGGCCGATGACGATGGTGAGATGCTGGTATTGCTGAAAGGGCTAGCGGACGGTGTGCAAGCCATCCGGGCTGAACATGCCGTGCCGGCCGACCCCGGGGGTATCAGCGAAGAAGTATTGCTGTCCAAACTCGGTTTGGTATTGGCACCTGAAGTGGCTAGTACCTTCATGTCGATGCTCAATGGCACCATCACCTACCTGGCCACCGAGAGGCTGGGCGCCGGCGAAAACCCCTTTGTCGTCAGTTCGTTAGCTGGTGCTGAGGGCATCGTCGAGACGAAGAGCGATTCCGTGCGCAACGCGCAGTATCTGCGTGTTCGAGGTGTCTTGCTTGATGCCCAGAAAGCGGCTCTGATGAACCGATATCCGCTGCCGGCGGCTGGGACTGCGCACGTGCCATCGCCGCTGCTTGCCAGGCTACTGCAACAGGTGCAGCAACAGTCGCGTGACTTCTTCAACCAGCACCTAGGCAGGTCTGCAGCGGGCGTCGTACCGGCAGCCGGATTTCTCGACGGCGCGGATTTCGACGCACTCTTCATGCCGTTGCCGGCGAACGACGTCAAGGCTGCTGACTTGCAACTCAAGGCTCGCCGGGCGCGACTGGCGCAGGCGTTCCTGCCCTACCTCCAGCAGCGCCTCGTCCGTCAATTCATCGTGCAAACGATGGCGGCGCGCAGCGGGGACGAGACCAGCGTGGTCGAAAGCCTGTTGACCGACAAGGTGGTGCTGAATTCCGCGAGTCCGCTGCTCGATCCGTTGGCCGCTCTTGCAAGCCAGGGGCTGACGGTGCGCTACTTGGCGGCCAACGGCCAGGTGCTCGGCAGCCAGCCGACCAGACACGCTGACACCGCCGCGGTCCCCGCGGCACCCGCCGGCACCACCGCGTGGCTGATCGAAGGCAGCCTGGAGGTTCCGGCCAGCGGGGCCTGGCGCTTCCATATCGAACTCGACAAGGCGAACGCCACGGCCGAGTTGCGGTTTCCCCATCGCACCGATGCCGTCTTGCTCGCGGGCACCGCAGCAGCAGATGGTGCAGTGTTGCAGGAGTTTGTCGAACTTAAAGCCGGTGTTCCCTACCGCTTCGAATTGCGCCTGGGCGCGTTGGCGGGTGGCCATGCCCGTCTGTTGCTGCAGGGGGAGAGTCTTCCAAAAGGCATACTGTCGCGACTGACGCTGCGTGCCGCAGATGATCTGCATGCTGCGGCCCACGCCGTAGCACTGCTCGACAAGATGCTCGTGGTGATGCGCACGCTTGGCCTCGATGAGGTGGAACTGCGCCACCTGAGCACTCACGCCGCGGAATTCGGCAACCTAGACCTCAACACCTGGCCTACCAGCAAGGTGAACGATGGCGCTGCTGAAACCACGGCGGCAGTGCAACGTTTTGCCGGTCTTCGGCACCTGCTGCAGCTCAGCCGACTCAAGCGCGATCTGCGTCTCTCCGGGAATGACCTTGTCGCTGTTTTCGAAGCCAACGCTTTGGGCTCTGCCGACAAACTGACTCGGGAAGTCTATCCACGCCTGGCAAGGCTGACCGGCCGGACTGAGGCCAATGTCCAAACTGTGGCGGAGACGTTGTGGGCCGCCCCCTCCTTTGTCGCAGACCCTGCGGTGCGCAGGCTGTGGGAGGCGCTGCGCCTTGTCGATCGTTTCGGCGTTGCCGTAGCAACCTTGGCGTCTTGCACGGACCTGCTGAAGCCAGGCGTGGCAGAGTCCCGCCGTGCGGAGATCGCTCGCGACCTGAAAGATGCCGTAAGGGCTCGCGCCGGTGAGTTGAACTGGCCTCGCGTCGCACAACCCATCTTCGACCGCCTTCGCCAGCGCCAGCGCGATGCTCTGGTCGGGCATGCGCTGCAGAAGCTTGGTTACGAACGCCTGGAGCAGTTGTACGAACACTTCCTCATCGACCCCGGCATGGAGCCCGTGGTGCAAACATCGCGCGTGCGCCTAGCGATCGCGTCGGTGCAGTTGTTCGTTCAACGCTGCTTCCTCAACCTAGAGCCACAGGTCCATCCCTCTGTTCTGGACGCCAAGCGTTGGGAATGGATGCGCCGTAATCCAGTCTGGGCCGGTAATCGCAATCTCTGGCTGTTTCCGGAAAATGTGCTCGAGCCCGAGTTCCGCGATGACAAGACGCCCTTGTTCGAGACCCTGGAAGGTGCCTTGCTACAGGGTGATGTGTCCAACGACCTTGTCGAGGACGCCTTCCTGGAGTATGTGCGCCAGCTGGACAAGATCGCACGACTGGATATGGTGGCCATGCACCTGGAAGACCACGCCGACGCGTCACAGCGTGTCCTTCATGTCTTCGGCCGCACCTACGGCCAGCCACACGAGTACTTCTATCGCCGCTGCCGCAACGGCAGCTGGACGACCTGGGAACCGGTGGGCGTAAGCATCCAGGGCGATCACCTAGCGCCGGTAGTCTGGCGCGAGCGTCTGTTCCTGTTCTGGGTGACGTTCCTGGAGAAGGCTGACCCAAAACCTTCGATGGACGCCACGACCTCCGGTTCGACCATCGCTGGCGCCACCCTCGGCAACTTGATGACTGGTCTCACCAGTCTGAGCGCGAACAAAGTGGTTGAGTTGCAACTGCATTGGGCGCAATACCAGTCTGGTTCCTGGACCACTGCCGAGTCGGGTGGCTTTGTACCTGTGATAAGTAAGATGAAGCCTGTGACGTTCCAGCCGCGCGAGGCCTATATCCACGTCAGCAAGGAGTCCAAGGATGAAGTGGAAGGTGGTGTCTTCATTCATCTGAGTGGCTTCGACCACGCTTTCTACCTGGCCGGGCGTAACGCGGCGCCGGAGCCAGGCGCTCTCGAAACCCCACCGCAGCATGTCATCGTCAGCGCCAGTACCGTGCAAGCCACCCGTCGCGCCGGCGCGAAGGGCGCGCTCAACGTCCAGTACACGAAACAGAAGAGTACGGACGCCACGAAGGCTGCGGATGTTCCAACCGAGCCAATCCTGCAACAGGTTCCAGCTAACACAGTACTCGCCTGCAACAACGCCTTGGCAGCGCTGGGTATTTCGCTGGATGAGGTGAAGTCCGCTTCGGATCCAGTCGCCGCGAAGGCCGCATTGGATAGTGGTCTGACTGAGGTTGTCGCACTGATTCAACCCTTCTTCTACCAGGACAATAGGCACACCTTCTTTGTGCAGCCGGAGGTTCGCGAGACCCTGTTGGAAGACGTGGAGACCTGGGTGACGCGCACCACCGTGACCGACGACACCGGGATCCTCGAATTCGACCCCTACGACAAGGTGAAGATCATTCCGCAGTTCCAGAAGAAATGGCCACTGCCAGTACCACCAGTCGATGAGGTGCCATTCGCAATGCCGAAGACCCAAGGCGACCCAATGCCAGAATTGGACTGGTTGGTGAATCCGAAGGTGTTACTCACGTTCGATCAGAATGCGGTGCTGGGCAACACGGGGCAACTGGGCGTGAAACTGATGGATCGCGGTGTTGGAGGACCGAACAAGGCAAGGTTTGGCGATGTGCTCCCACTGGACCCGGCGAGCGAGACTGACACCAACCAGGTCGAGCTTGTGGTTGCAAGTGATACCGAACTGGCGCAGTCACAATCGGCGCTGGACAGGACACAAGTAGTGATGATGGGTAAGAGCGGGCTGAATGCCCAGCTTCGCGACACCCTGTCGCGTCAGGAGATGCGAGCTGGGTCTGGCCCTGGATCGGTTGCAATTCCTGGCAGGCGCTGA
- a CDS encoding NUDIX domain-containing protein, producing MNFEPQKFFIGLMDFFSILLPGALLTYLLMDEVGPVILGCNRYQDLSDAKGVAAFLVAGYLVGHLVFLLGSWLDLPYDWLRGRSLNKQIIRLAHRGMLSPWFVRAFSWIVFKQEQDLAVICVGKIKAQALKPLQAQYAINTFQWSKALLAKEHPDSLAAVQRFEADSKFFRCFVVVLAVLAMTWPFDDTQRLIGTGILFGLLLLAFWRYMEQRYKATNQAYWAVITLTGNQGKVAFDKALPAADSPTHAGGVVYRMCSGGAEYLLVEAKDDPNQWVLPKGHIEPEENPRVTAVREVYEETGVWARIISTLSDTTWTVDGSVATTRFYLMEAVGRGLRKEKDRRHDWLTLQQAVAKASYVETRELLQAADAQRPRP from the coding sequence ATGAATTTCGAGCCACAGAAATTTTTCATCGGCCTGATGGACTTCTTCTCCATCCTGTTGCCAGGCGCGCTGCTCACCTATTTATTGATGGACGAGGTGGGACCAGTGATTTTGGGATGCAACCGGTACCAGGACCTGAGCGACGCGAAAGGCGTAGCCGCATTTCTTGTTGCCGGCTACTTGGTCGGTCATCTGGTGTTTCTATTGGGCTCCTGGTTAGACCTCCCGTATGACTGGTTGAGGGGCAGGTCGTTGAACAAGCAGATCATCCGGCTGGCACATAGAGGGATGCTTTCACCCTGGTTTGTGCGGGCATTTAGCTGGATCGTCTTCAAACAGGAACAGGATCTCGCTGTGATCTGTGTGGGTAAGATCAAAGCGCAGGCGCTCAAACCCCTGCAGGCTCAATACGCGATCAATACCTTCCAATGGTCCAAGGCACTTCTGGCTAAGGAGCACCCTGACAGTTTAGCCGCCGTTCAGCGCTTTGAGGCCGACTCCAAGTTCTTCCGTTGTTTCGTCGTCGTGTTGGCAGTCCTGGCGATGACATGGCCTTTTGACGACACACAGCGATTGATAGGCACAGGTATCCTCTTCGGCCTCCTGTTGCTGGCATTCTGGCGCTACATGGAGCAACGCTACAAGGCCACCAACCAAGCCTATTGGGCTGTGATCACGCTCACAGGCAACCAAGGCAAGGTTGCCTTCGACAAGGCCTTGCCCGCCGCGGACAGCCCCACCCATGCCGGCGGGGTGGTGTATCGCATGTGCAGTGGGGGAGCCGAGTATTTGCTTGTCGAAGCCAAGGACGATCCCAATCAATGGGTTCTACCGAAAGGTCATATCGAACCGGAAGAGAATCCCCGGGTAACAGCCGTGCGCGAGGTGTACGAGGAGACCGGCGTATGGGCGCGTATTATCAGCACCCTGAGCGATACGACTTGGACGGTCGATGGTTCCGTAGCCACGACGCGCTTCTATTTGATGGAAGCCGTCGGGCGTGGACTCAGAAAAGAGAAGGACCGCCGGCACGATTGGCTGACATTGCAGCAAGCCGTCGCCAAGGCCAGCTACGTCGAAACCCGCGAGTTGCTTCAGGCGGCAGACGCGCAACGCCCGCGCCCATGA